The Acidobacteriota bacterium genome has a segment encoding these proteins:
- the tatA gene encoding twin-arginine translocase TatA/TatE family subunit, translated as MFGSLGVTELLLILLIVLLLFGAKKIPDVAASLGRGIQSFRKAIKEGAQDEPGGKTDDAKLPPPSSSN; from the coding sequence ATGTTTGGATCCCTCGGCGTAACCGAGCTGCTGCTTATACTGCTCATCGTGCTTCTTCTTTTCGGGGCGAAGAAGATTCCCGACGTCGCGGCGAGTCTGGGCCGCGGAATTCAGAGCTTCCGGAAGGCCATCAAGGAAGGCGCGCAGGACGAGCCGGGCGGCAAGACGGACGACGCCAAACTCCCGCCGCCTTCCTCGTCGAATTGA